One Lysinibacillus fusiformis genomic window carries:
- a CDS encoding dipeptidase → MPHLQQLNAYFTEHREAHLHELNEFLRIPSISSLSEHKGDIQDAAEWLANAFNKLNLENISITQTAGHPVIYADWLHAEGQPTILFYGHYDVQPVDPLHLWESEPFNPTIRDNKLFARGASDDKGQVFMHLKMIEALFATTGTLPVNVKFIYEGEEEIGSPHLPAFVEEHKEKLAADLILISDTGLYGPGKPAVCYGLRGLTGVQIDVRGAKGDLHSGLYGGGVQNAIHALAEILASFRDEHGTIQVEGFYDKVLPLSEEEREAYRALGFEEQSVKEEVGVKELFGETGYSYLEQTWARPTLEVNGVFGGFSGEGIKTVLPAEAGAKITCRLVPNQEPEEIVALLKAHIEKHKPTGVEVTISEFDKGRPFLTPFDHPFIQAAGCSYEKVYNVPTAYTRGGGSIPIVAAFDEILELPVVLMGFGLSSENFHAPNEHFHLENFDKGLRVLGDYLYEVAGLQK, encoded by the coding sequence ATGCCGCATTTACAACAATTAAACGCTTACTTTACTGAACATCGCGAGGCTCATTTACATGAATTAAATGAATTTTTACGTATTCCAAGCATTAGCTCATTATCAGAACACAAAGGAGATATTCAAGATGCTGCTGAGTGGCTAGCAAATGCCTTCAACAAGCTAAACTTAGAAAACATCTCAATTACCCAAACAGCAGGTCATCCTGTTATTTATGCAGATTGGTTACATGCCGAAGGGCAACCCACTATTCTTTTTTATGGTCATTATGATGTGCAGCCTGTAGATCCATTACACTTATGGGAGAGCGAACCGTTTAATCCTACGATTCGTGACAATAAATTATTCGCACGTGGTGCAAGTGACGATAAAGGCCAAGTATTCATGCACTTAAAAATGATTGAAGCACTATTTGCTACAACTGGCACTTTGCCCGTAAATGTGAAATTCATTTATGAAGGGGAAGAAGAAATCGGCAGTCCTCATCTCCCTGCCTTTGTAGAAGAACATAAGGAAAAATTAGCTGCAGATTTAATTTTGATTTCGGATACTGGTCTTTATGGACCTGGAAAGCCTGCTGTGTGCTATGGTTTACGTGGATTAACAGGTGTGCAAATTGATGTACGCGGGGCAAAAGGTGATTTACACTCTGGTCTATACGGTGGTGGCGTGCAAAATGCGATTCATGCATTAGCTGAAATTTTAGCATCCTTCCGCGATGAACATGGCACAATTCAGGTAGAAGGCTTCTACGACAAAGTATTACCGTTATCAGAAGAAGAACGTGAGGCTTACCGTGCACTAGGCTTCGAGGAACAATCAGTGAAGGAAGAAGTCGGTGTGAAAGAATTGTTCGGGGAAACTGGCTATTCTTACTTAGAGCAAACTTGGGCTCGTCCGACACTAGAGGTTAACGGAGTGTTTGGTGGTTTCTCAGGCGAAGGCATTAAAACTGTATTACCTGCTGAGGCTGGCGCTAAAATAACATGCCGCCTTGTACCAAATCAAGAGCCAGAAGAAATTGTGGCACTCTTAAAAGCACATATCGAAAAACATAAACCAACTGGTGTTGAAGTAACGATTTCTGAATTCGATAAAGGGCGCCCTTTCTTAACGCCATTCGACCATCCATTTATTCAAGCGGCCGGATGCTCTTACGAAAAGGTTTATAACGTACCAACTGCTTACACACGAGGTGGTGGTTCGATTCCTATCGTAGCTGCATTCGATGAAATCTTGGAATTACCTGTCGTGTTAATGGGCTTTGGCTTATCCAGCGAAAACTTCCATGCTCCAAATGAGCATTTCCATTTAGAAAACTTCGATAAAGGTCTCCGTGTATTAGGTGACTATTTATATGAAGTAGCTGGTTTACAAAAATAA
- a CDS encoding RNA polymerase sigma factor codes for MNEKLEGVYEEFNRYIYHLCLKLTRNNVEAEDLMQEVWVKVVRYEDSVAEVEHIKAWLTTITMNTFRDRYRKKVRRSKYMMNQPETLDVPILDLVPNNEISTEEKIEKDIVTKLVQDKMGQLDTIYQKTLWYFYIDQYSLAEISTIMKVSIGTVKSRLFRAKARLKEMLMADVSIVEAVLPA; via the coding sequence ATGAATGAAAAATTAGAAGGCGTATATGAGGAATTTAATCGTTATATTTATCATCTATGCTTAAAGCTCACTCGCAATAATGTTGAAGCGGAAGATTTAATGCAAGAGGTTTGGGTAAAAGTTGTACGCTATGAGGATAGCGTGGCCGAAGTAGAACATATTAAAGCTTGGCTAACAACAATTACCATGAATACATTTAGAGATCGCTATCGTAAAAAAGTACGACGTAGTAAGTACATGATGAATCAACCTGAAACATTAGACGTTCCAATCCTAGATTTGGTTCCTAATAATGAGATTTCTACTGAAGAAAAAATTGAGAAAGACATTGTAACAAAACTAGTGCAGGATAAAATGGGTCAATTAGATACGATTTATCAAAAAACTTTGTGGTATTTCTACATAGACCAATACTCACTTGCTGAAATATCTACAATAATGAAGGTATCGATTGGGACAGTGAAATCGCGTTTATTCCGTGCGAAAGCGCGTTTGAAAGAAATGCTAATGGCAGACGTATCAATAGTGGAGGCTGTGCTACCAGCATAA
- a CDS encoding PseG/SpsG family protein produces the protein MQNETQTIKPNKTIVFIIESCIDKGLYPFERVATLAKLLAQEKVFIFAKTPSNDGIQILMNENLSPILFEHFDELPKHMKGIQPDLIVRDGRNSESWQVHNLRPFCKTIIHFDDFGEGGQACDCVLLALYQEVKDYLPSHYIGGSFAFALPDTFHHSGDLPDIKTPENPPHIVVAFEDGDEHNLTYRTLRHLTQLQIPLQITVMIDDSYRHATDDLQMMVLSRRNTAILRDKDALLKLLPKADVIICNANYTPYKIASYGVPCITLAQTEAELLHAFPREHNGFIHLGLGRKMKQSQIQNAVMEFLLHEARSERAVKKQRQLNLASNNETLEALLIDFAYDRHNIAST, from the coding sequence TTGCAAAACGAAACTCAAACAATTAAACCGAACAAAACGATTGTTTTCATTATTGAAAGCTGTATTGATAAAGGACTCTATCCTTTTGAACGGGTTGCGACGCTTGCAAAGTTACTCGCACAAGAGAAAGTTTTCATATTCGCAAAGACCCCTTCGAATGATGGGATACAAATTTTAATGAATGAAAATCTATCACCTATACTATTCGAACATTTTGATGAACTACCGAAGCATATGAAAGGAATACAGCCTGATTTGATTGTTCGGGATGGTCGTAACTCCGAAAGTTGGCAAGTACACAATCTAAGACCCTTCTGTAAAACAATCATTCACTTTGATGATTTTGGTGAAGGTGGTCAAGCCTGCGATTGCGTTTTACTAGCACTCTATCAAGAAGTTAAAGATTATTTGCCATCACATTATATTGGTGGGAGCTTTGCTTTTGCGTTACCTGATACATTTCATCATTCAGGGGATTTACCTGACATCAAAACACCTGAAAATCCTCCTCATATCGTTGTTGCTTTTGAGGATGGGGACGAGCATAACTTAACTTACCGAACTCTTCGACACTTAACTCAGCTACAAATCCCACTACAAATTACTGTGATGATTGATGACAGCTACCGACATGCAACCGATGATTTACAAATGATGGTTCTAAGTCGCCGCAATACTGCCATTCTTCGTGATAAAGACGCACTTCTAAAACTACTACCCAAAGCCGATGTCATTATTTGTAATGCCAACTACACACCTTATAAAATCGCTTCTTATGGTGTACCTTGCATCACACTCGCACAAACAGAAGCCGAACTATTGCATGCTTTCCCTCGTGAACATAACGGTTTCATTCATCTCGGTCTTGGCCGTAAGATGAAACAATCACAAATTCAAAATGCCGTAATGGAATTTCTGTTACATGAGGCGAGAAGCGAACGCGCGGTGAAGAAACAACGACAGCTCAATCTTGCAAGCAATAATGAGACGTTAGAAGCATTACTGATTGATTTCGCATATGATCGTCATAATATCGCTTCAACTTAG
- a CDS encoding NADPH-dependent FMN reductase: MKILLVDGTMFGRKTGAILEQVEQYIKEYDANFELEIMHFSEYKHQIVDGSPLNDDMKKMIQKFEEADAYIIATPIFQASIPGVLKNAFDFLHPKTMRYKPVSIVANGGTHQHHLVVENQLKPILDYFRALVTPNYVYTHTSHFDADNNIVDADVHNRLREMARVFVQYCEMSKTLPKETIDQH, encoded by the coding sequence ATGAAAATTTTACTCGTTGATGGCACAATGTTTGGCCGTAAAACTGGTGCTATTTTAGAGCAAGTTGAACAATATATTAAAGAATACGATGCGAATTTCGAATTAGAAATTATGCATTTTAGTGAATATAAGCATCAAATCGTCGATGGTTCACCGTTAAATGATGATATGAAAAAAATGATTCAAAAGTTTGAAGAAGCGGACGCTTATATTATAGCAACACCGATTTTCCAAGCTTCGATTCCAGGCGTATTGAAAAATGCATTTGATTTCTTACATCCTAAAACAATGCGTTATAAACCGGTATCCATCGTAGCAAATGGGGGCACACACCAGCATCATTTAGTAGTAGAAAATCAATTAAAACCTATTTTAGATTATTTCCGTGCACTCGTAACACCAAACTATGTCTATACACACACATCACATTTTGATGCGGACAATAATATTGTTGATGCAGATGTTCATAATCGTTTACGCGAAATGGCACGTGTTTTCGTGCAATATTGTGAAATGAGCAAAACATTACCGAAGGAAACAATTGACCAACATTAA
- a CDS encoding MarR family winged helix-turn-helix transcriptional regulator: MDQEKQKAISSLFEVVSSIERKWANEWNNHNVLGFSKTHILILDYLSQEGPKRPSAIADRLKVTTGGVTVLTTKLINAGFIEKTQHATDRRASQLEITSEGEDILEESRQQVSAIINNMFGMLSAEEVQTLRNIFAKCLLEVDINRHD; the protein is encoded by the coding sequence ATGGATCAAGAAAAACAAAAAGCCATTTCCTCGTTGTTTGAAGTTGTCTCTTCCATCGAGCGAAAATGGGCAAACGAGTGGAACAATCATAATGTACTCGGCTTTTCAAAAACCCATATTTTAATTTTAGACTATTTATCGCAGGAGGGACCTAAGCGCCCTTCTGCTATTGCAGATCGATTAAAAGTAACAACAGGCGGCGTTACAGTTTTAACGACTAAGCTTATCAATGCTGGCTTTATCGAAAAAACACAGCATGCGACAGATCGTCGAGCTTCTCAGTTAGAAATCACTTCCGAAGGTGAAGATATTTTAGAAGAATCACGTCAACAAGTCAGCGCAATCATCAACAATATGTTTGGAATGCTTTCAGCCGAAGAGGTACAAACTCTACGTAATATTTTCGCAAAATGCTTGCTCGAAGTGGATATCAATCGTCATGATTAA
- a CDS encoding NAD(P)H-binding protein, translating to MGMRAAIVVGATGLTGTSLVEQLCENDEYVSVTVIARRKPAFEHAKLEVKIRNFDTLEENDIEFAHELYCCLGTTIKKAGSREEFEKVDFEFPLAIASLAKKRGIPHMLVITAMGANETSPFYYNRVKGKLEHDLMELGLQRLSIIRPSLLVGERKEFRFGEKVGEKVLKFAKPLLVGPLKRSRAIEASQVAKAMIVIALYAKEQPVTIYPSQEIAALDFPEKKDEEALRENLFNWDKNKAPNTIGKDDKVNRDVIIDRDKFKIKETVVDKEVKFKRRDEK from the coding sequence ATGGGAATGCGTGCAGCGATTGTTGTAGGGGCTACAGGTTTAACGGGCACCTCGCTCGTAGAACAGTTATGTGAAAATGATGAATACGTTTCAGTGACTGTTATTGCTCGTCGAAAGCCAGCGTTTGAGCACGCAAAGCTTGAGGTGAAAATTCGTAACTTTGATACATTAGAAGAAAATGATATTGAATTTGCACATGAGCTCTATTGTTGTTTAGGAACAACAATAAAAAAGGCAGGGTCTCGCGAAGAATTTGAGAAAGTTGATTTTGAATTTCCTTTAGCTATTGCGTCATTGGCGAAAAAGCGAGGCATACCACATATGTTAGTTATTACAGCAATGGGAGCAAATGAGACTTCACCGTTTTACTACAATCGTGTAAAGGGCAAACTTGAGCATGATTTAATGGAGCTAGGCTTACAGCGTCTGTCCATTATTCGCCCATCATTATTGGTTGGAGAGCGCAAAGAATTTCGTTTTGGTGAAAAGGTGGGAGAGAAAGTTCTAAAGTTTGCAAAACCTTTATTAGTGGGACCCCTTAAACGTTCTCGTGCAATAGAAGCGTCACAGGTTGCCAAGGCGATGATCGTGATTGCGTTGTACGCTAAAGAGCAGCCTGTAACGATTTATCCATCGCAGGAAATAGCAGCGTTAGATTTTCCTGAGAAAAAAGATGAGGAAGCCTTGCGTGAAAATTTGTTTAATTGGGATAAAAACAAAGCACCAAATACGATTGGAAAAGATGATAAGGTCAACCGAGATGTTATCATCGACCGTGATAAATTCAAAATAAAGGAAACAGTAGTAGATAAAGAAGTGAAATTTAAGCGGAGAGACGAGAAGTGA
- the spx gene encoding transcriptional regulator Spx, whose product MTVTIYSQASCSSSRKALKWLKDHNIEYKEKRITSHPLTLAEFKEILSMTEDGTDEIIATNSNDFKNLNIDIDQLSIQELYAIIQAHPRMLRSPILIDEKRIQVGYNEMDIRRFIPRKVRAYELNAMTRLAQES is encoded by the coding sequence ATGACAGTTACAATTTACTCACAAGCGAGCTGTTCTTCATCCAGAAAAGCATTAAAATGGCTAAAAGATCACAATATCGAATATAAAGAAAAACGTATTACTTCACATCCACTTACGCTTGCAGAATTTAAAGAAATTTTAAGCATGACAGAAGATGGAACTGATGAAATTATTGCAACAAATTCAAATGATTTCAAAAATCTAAACATTGATATCGATCAACTATCTATCCAAGAATTATATGCAATTATTCAGGCCCATCCTAGAATGTTGCGTAGTCCAATTCTTATTGATGAAAAACGTATTCAAGTTGGGTACAATGAAATGGACATCCGTCGTTTTATTCCACGCAAAGTACGTGCTTACGAATTAAATGCGATGACAAGATTGGCCCAAGAAAGTTAA
- a CDS encoding SE1832 family protein — MPSKSDIEYQIKELKMDYMNLQGDIEKLESTGHNDQVTQAEQRLANMETKLAELNKQLAAL, encoded by the coding sequence ATGCCATCCAAAAGTGACATTGAGTATCAAATTAAAGAATTAAAAATGGATTATATGAATTTACAAGGTGACATCGAAAAGCTAGAATCAACAGGTCATAACGATCAAGTAACGCAGGCTGAACAACGCCTTGCCAACATGGAAACAAAACTAGCTGAACTAAATAAACAACTTGCAGCACTTTAA
- a CDS encoding ABC-F family ATP-binding cassette domain-containing protein, with product MAILTVENLGHSFGDRTLFKDVSFRLVEGDHIGLVGANGVGKSTLMGIVTGQTIHDTGKVEWLPGTHYGYLDQHTVLTAGRTMRDVLRDAFLPLYKKEEELNDITGKMAEATPEELELLLEQMAEVQDALDAGDFYTLDMKIEEVARGLGLDAIGLERDVAALSGGQRTKVLLAKLLLEKPKVLLLDEPTNYLDEEHITWLKNYLKNYPHAFLLISHDTEFMNDTVDVIFQLEFSKLTRYTATYEKFIELAEINKRQHIDAYEKQQEFIKKQEDFIAKNKARYSTTGRAKSRAKQLDRLERIDRPETAVKPEFGFKEARTPSRYVVEAENLVIGYDKDKPLLPPLSFMIERGEKIALVGMNGVGKSTLLKTMLGKINPLDGKVIRGDYLAPSYFEQEVKADKITPIDDVWNAFPSMEQAQVRAALARAGLKTDHITRPLNSLSGGEQAKVRLCKLMMEEANWLLFDEPTNHLDVDAKEELKRAMKEFKGTIVLVSHEPEFYEGLATKVWNVQDWFTSGQQS from the coding sequence ATGGCAATATTAACAGTTGAAAACTTAGGTCATTCATTCGGTGACCGCACACTTTTTAAAGACGTATCCTTTCGTTTAGTAGAGGGCGATCATATTGGACTGGTTGGTGCAAATGGTGTTGGTAAATCTACGCTAATGGGCATCGTTACGGGCCAAACAATTCACGATACAGGAAAAGTTGAATGGCTACCTGGTACACATTACGGCTATTTAGATCAACATACTGTGCTAACAGCTGGGCGTACAATGCGCGATGTCTTACGTGACGCTTTCCTCCCTCTCTACAAAAAGGAAGAAGAGCTCAATGACATTACTGGTAAAATGGCTGAAGCAACACCTGAAGAATTAGAATTATTATTAGAGCAAATGGCTGAGGTACAAGATGCACTAGATGCAGGAGACTTTTATACACTAGATATGAAAATCGAAGAAGTCGCACGTGGTTTAGGTCTTGATGCGATTGGCTTAGAGCGTGATGTTGCTGCCCTTTCTGGTGGTCAGCGTACAAAGGTGTTATTGGCAAAGCTTTTGCTTGAAAAGCCGAAAGTATTATTACTTGATGAGCCGACCAACTACCTTGACGAAGAGCATATTACGTGGCTGAAAAACTATTTAAAGAACTACCCGCATGCTTTCCTATTGATTTCGCATGATACAGAATTTATGAACGACACCGTGGATGTAATCTTCCAATTGGAATTTTCTAAGTTAACTCGCTATACAGCAACTTACGAAAAGTTTATAGAGCTTGCTGAAATTAACAAACGTCAACATATTGATGCATATGAAAAGCAGCAGGAATTCATTAAAAAGCAAGAGGACTTTATAGCAAAAAACAAAGCCCGTTACTCTACAACTGGTCGTGCAAAATCTCGCGCAAAGCAGCTTGATCGTTTAGAACGAATTGACCGTCCTGAAACAGCAGTGAAGCCTGAATTTGGCTTTAAAGAAGCTCGCACGCCGAGTCGTTATGTTGTGGAAGCCGAAAATTTAGTTATTGGTTACGATAAAGACAAGCCGTTACTACCTCCTCTTTCATTTATGATTGAGCGCGGAGAAAAGATCGCTCTAGTAGGCATGAACGGTGTTGGTAAATCCACATTACTAAAAACAATGCTTGGCAAAATCAATCCACTCGATGGCAAAGTGATCCGTGGTGATTATTTAGCCCCTTCTTACTTTGAACAAGAAGTAAAAGCCGATAAAATAACACCAATTGATGATGTGTGGAACGCCTTCCCTTCAATGGAGCAAGCCCAAGTTCGTGCCGCTCTTGCGCGTGCAGGGTTGAAAACCGATCATATTACACGACCACTCAATTCTTTATCAGGGGGTGAGCAAGCTAAAGTTCGACTTTGTAAACTGATGATGGAAGAAGCGAACTGGCTATTATTTGACGAACCTACCAACCACTTAGATGTTGATGCTAAAGAAGAATTAAAACGTGCTATGAAAGAATTTAAAGGTACAATCGTGCTGGTTAGCCATGAGCCTGAATTCTATGAAGGCTTAGCGACAAAAGTATGGAATGTCCAAGACTGGTTCACTTCAGGACAACAAAGCTAA
- a CDS encoding AAA domain-containing protein has product MQDIALLEKQRCNLILTNKAKEAVEECSANEHAFFALQKTFTVYIEKRKAKTPGETFLSIYFNAEQNNKLEAVIAEKTAIMDCVLKVEGLLATNIRFVHMRGPINTNRRLPVALQFVTRPNNGAGIPLDLHSKIRELPIAEERTEYVKKRIASWEGYLKIQERDATIEDMHTEFKQSYFNEDFTRLTLVCPFVKAKEWKQLDGLSVSIQGTRGEIGQVLKVNAGKQTVEIDLKPFAQEQARKDQLNLRSRQASFSNFATLSQIRRLRNGFTKLEKGEAVNPSLETILFEKRPTVRTAKQRDDIDFHNNLNDYQRRAVRGALSVEDLYVIQGPPGTGKTTVISEICLQNVKAGLKTLVASQSNLAVDNALGRLLSNQEIRILRYGRTESIEEEGKKFIEENVALHWREQTLTAIEEEITSFTEREHELQNSMMKANDELSKLETWLEELTKEIAAKEQAAIDEPVLQQEIQALKKELKAVKTEQQASEAQKEHYEKQLSQLEPIVQSLEQILTENNSIEHLQLSMQETTKNIDQWRAAIQYKELQIQITQMALQFQDIQAKYEEECKRLQSMKDAEKFTNTLTTYERIHRFLQHYHIRPSHVLAQQIERLKHLEDAKDLEAWAIINTRLRNGIEKLEALVSPEDREQALAKSRQQPIQSFSLQNLTGVFVQLNTAFQGEQTPAREQIVSYLLGLYMRRDFVWQKGAAQRQQQEHKDQEFAAMRQNVSSLLHQECAITSFNVQSLLRQLKPYTEHEEKLKQLAETLVTQCGSMPEESVEQLKMLVSESQLVLQTARQQLQAVEQANTQLVPKKAALQTAQTSFQEIEQQLMQFEETIKAINVAGLKKEKHLTALTQILQSTPERTYEEVAQAIGSAKTSLDELRRKEKQLPLRKKLQEGWRDKLQNATEYDLDEIRKLYVRHANVIGTTCVASASKEFMENYPTFDVVIIDEVSKATPPELLLPMLKGKKVILVGDHHQLPPLLGDDTLEETLKSMLDDNPNFEGAQELKNLLRESLFERLFNNLPATHKQMLALQYRMHEKIMHSITPFYAKEENGLQCGLPDSDVARDHGLEGQFVRRDDHLLWIDIPTEKPYLEEQVKGGTSRYNEGELQTIRRILTDLNASVITAKKAGRIPQNAQKSVGVISFYGEQVKKINRLLQQELQLPHLQFRTGTVDKFQGMEMDVILVSMVRNTPKGGDIGFARDYRRLNVALSRARELLMLVGSADMFAKRAKHQDTRDMYSHLLTTVKSYDGLRNHEGQVI; this is encoded by the coding sequence ATGCAGGACATCGCTTTACTAGAAAAACAACGCTGTAATTTGATTTTGACGAATAAGGCGAAGGAAGCGGTAGAGGAATGCTCAGCAAATGAGCATGCCTTTTTTGCGTTACAAAAAACATTTACCGTCTATATTGAAAAACGAAAGGCGAAAACACCAGGTGAAACGTTTTTGTCGATCTACTTTAATGCAGAGCAAAATAATAAGTTAGAGGCTGTAATCGCAGAAAAAACAGCGATTATGGATTGTGTGCTAAAAGTTGAAGGTTTACTAGCAACCAATATCCGTTTCGTGCATATGCGCGGTCCGATTAATACAAATCGTCGTTTACCCGTTGCACTGCAATTTGTAACAAGGCCAAATAATGGCGCAGGTATTCCGTTAGACCTTCATAGCAAAATAAGAGAACTACCCATAGCCGAGGAACGTACGGAATATGTTAAAAAGCGAATTGCAAGCTGGGAAGGCTATTTAAAAATCCAAGAACGTGATGCGACAATTGAGGATATGCATACTGAATTTAAACAAAGCTATTTTAATGAGGATTTTACACGCCTTACACTTGTATGCCCCTTTGTGAAAGCTAAGGAATGGAAGCAACTTGATGGCTTAAGTGTTAGTATTCAAGGCACACGTGGCGAAATCGGACAGGTGTTAAAAGTAAATGCAGGGAAACAAACTGTTGAGATTGATTTAAAACCTTTCGCACAAGAACAGGCGAGAAAGGATCAACTTAATCTTCGTTCAAGACAGGCGAGCTTTAGTAATTTTGCAACATTGAGCCAAATTAGACGCTTACGCAATGGTTTCACTAAGCTCGAAAAAGGAGAGGCAGTCAACCCCAGCTTAGAGACGATATTATTTGAAAAACGTCCAACTGTAAGGACAGCTAAGCAACGGGATGATATAGATTTTCATAATAACTTAAACGACTATCAACGTCGGGCTGTTAGAGGGGCTCTATCTGTAGAGGATTTATATGTCATACAAGGTCCACCGGGGACTGGGAAAACAACTGTTATCTCCGAAATCTGTCTACAAAATGTGAAGGCAGGTTTAAAAACGCTTGTTGCCTCTCAATCAAATTTAGCGGTTGATAATGCATTAGGGAGATTGTTGTCCAATCAAGAAATTCGTATTTTACGTTATGGTCGTACGGAAAGTATTGAGGAAGAGGGAAAAAAATTCATTGAGGAAAACGTTGCACTTCATTGGCGTGAACAAACACTTACTGCTATCGAGGAAGAAATTACATCCTTTACTGAACGTGAGCATGAATTACAAAACAGTATGATGAAAGCTAATGATGAATTAAGTAAACTAGAAACTTGGCTTGAGGAACTTACAAAGGAAATTGCTGCAAAAGAACAAGCGGCTATCGATGAACCAGTTTTACAACAAGAAATCCAAGCATTAAAGAAAGAATTGAAAGCTGTAAAGACAGAACAACAAGCTAGTGAAGCGCAAAAAGAGCATTATGAGAAACAGCTTTCACAATTAGAGCCTATTGTGCAGTCACTTGAACAGATTCTTACAGAAAATAATTCAATAGAACACTTGCAACTAAGTATGCAAGAGACTACTAAAAACATAGATCAGTGGCGAGCGGCTATACAATATAAGGAATTACAAATCCAGATAACGCAAATGGCGCTACAGTTCCAAGATATTCAAGCGAAGTATGAAGAAGAATGCAAGCGACTCCAATCAATGAAGGATGCAGAGAAATTTACGAACACCTTAACTACTTATGAACGCATCCATCGTTTTTTACAGCATTATCACATTCGTCCTTCACATGTACTAGCACAGCAAATCGAACGTTTAAAGCATTTAGAAGATGCAAAGGATTTAGAAGCTTGGGCAATCATTAATACGCGCCTACGAAATGGAATTGAGAAACTTGAAGCATTAGTATCACCAGAAGACAGGGAACAAGCTCTTGCAAAAAGTCGGCAACAGCCTATTCAGTCCTTTTCATTGCAAAATTTAACGGGTGTATTTGTACAACTGAATACAGCCTTTCAAGGGGAACAGACACCAGCAAGAGAGCAAATAGTAAGCTATTTACTTGGGCTCTATATGCGTCGCGATTTTGTATGGCAGAAGGGTGCTGCACAGAGGCAACAACAGGAACATAAAGATCAAGAATTTGCAGCGATGCGTCAAAATGTCAGTAGTTTATTACATCAAGAATGTGCGATTACAAGCTTTAATGTACAGAGCTTGCTGCGACAATTGAAGCCGTATACCGAGCATGAAGAAAAACTAAAGCAACTGGCTGAAACACTAGTGACGCAATGTGGTTCTATGCCAGAAGAATCTGTAGAACAATTGAAAATGCTTGTATCAGAATCGCAACTCGTGTTACAAACGGCTCGCCAACAGCTCCAAGCTGTTGAGCAAGCAAATACGCAACTTGTACCGAAGAAAGCGGCACTACAAACGGCACAAACAAGCTTTCAAGAGATTGAACAACAACTAATGCAATTTGAAGAAACCATAAAAGCTATTAATGTGGCTGGTTTGAAAAAAGAAAAGCACTTGACGGCATTAACACAAATCCTTCAGTCCACTCCAGAGCGTACATATGAAGAAGTAGCACAAGCAATTGGATCGGCTAAAACAAGCTTAGATGAACTGCGACGCAAAGAAAAGCAGCTACCACTTCGTAAAAAATTGCAAGAGGGGTGGCGTGACAAGCTACAAAACGCAACAGAATATGATTTGGATGAAATACGTAAATTATATGTGCGCCATGCCAATGTTATCGGAACAACATGCGTTGCTTCCGCAAGTAAAGAGTTTATGGAAAACTATCCAACCTTTGATGTCGTTATTATCGATGAGGTATCGAAGGCTACACCTCCAGAGTTATTATTACCAATGCTTAAGGGGAAGAAAGTCATTTTGGTAGGGGATCACCATCAGTTACCTCCACTACTAGGCGATGATACGTTAGAGGAAACGCTGAAATCGATGTTAGATGACAACCCTAACTTTGAAGGGGCACAAGAGTTGAAAAATTTGCTGCGTGAATCTTTATTTGAACGATTATTTAATAATTTACCAGCGACTCATAAGCAAATGCTTGCATTGCAGTACCGTATGCATGAAAAAATAATGCATAGTATTACGCCATTTTACGCCAAGGAAGAAAATGGCTTACAATGTGGATTACCAGATTCGGATGTGGCACGTGACCATGGTTTAGAAGGCCAATTTGTCAGACGTGATGATCATTTACTATGGATTGATATTCCAACCGAAAAACCTTATTTAGAGGAGCAGGTCAAAGGTGGCACAAGCCGTTACAATGAAGGGGAGCTACAAACAATCCGCCGTATTTTAACAGACTTAAATGCTTCTGTCATTACAGCGAAAAAGGCAGGACGCATACCACAAAATGCACAGAAAAGTGTCGGTGTCATTAGCTTTTATGGTGAGCAAGTTAAGAAAATTAATCGCCTACTTCAGCAGGAGTTGCAGCTACCTCATCTTCAGTTTAGAACTGGGACTGTCGATAAATTCCAAGGTATGGAGATGGACGTCATATTAGTGAGTATGGTACGTAACACGCCAAAGGGTGGAGACATCGGCTTTGCGCGGGATTACCGTCGTTTAAATGTTGCGCTTTCACGAGCCCGTGAGCTGTTAATGTTAGTTGGTAGTGCAGATATGTTTGCAAAACGTGCAAAACATCAAGATACGCGTGATATGTATAGCCATCTTCTAACAACCGTGAAATCCTATGATGGTTTGCGTAATCACGAAGGACAGGTGATATAG